In a genomic window of Drosophila takahashii strain IR98-3 E-12201 chromosome 3L, DtakHiC1v2, whole genome shotgun sequence:
- the LOC108057320 gene encoding uncharacterized protein, with protein sequence MWSNRCSILILALLAASSVEKVSGRLPRILPKTLADGDEGVTVRGDCEFKVNGDLNDPAPLFSRHNSYEIIVPDPTDTVRLLNGELLDMFCPGVGFAAPFANRSQVTATCLQNKYFLVDDLIYPFANFSCTAWPIFTALRTGKDCNGGTDLVQVGFEVEDGGFLQSYELCHDAEAEATRYVHHVLYPSSYDYQHGVARPSFIELDFYGGRDVNTKYTQVQQNITISNILGMDASPYFNYSDDRILARGHMIAKTDQIFGAAQHSTFLFINVAPQWQTFNGGNWERVETSVRKFVADRNLTTDCYTGTWGVSTLPDVDGVEKELYLDFDENNNGLIPVPKIYYRVVIDRFTREGIVIIGINNPYLTLEQILKDYIVCQDIGHQLSWLTWYKEDLHEGYSYACTVEDFIEVVKDLPLEDLYTNGVLGLDEVTTVEPSSTTTTEEPTSTTEPSTTPSSTTVSSTTEEPSSSTVSSTTEEPSSSTVSSTTEEPSSSTISSTTEEPSSSTVSSTTEEPSSSTASSTTEEPSSSSSSTTSNPPVTTPSPIANPCKFSINGDLKDPAPLLTPQGALSWLLPDESGVYTVEEGSSIDLHCTGALVSPFNRYTALTARCLGDQLYEAEGQRVNIRGFVCQSWPTYVALRSGESCPGGTDLVQIGFDVAAGFLSHVELCYDQQEQISKYARYELTPANVAYQRGVAQPGYLRGDFYTGEDVNVLYSQSRQEQAFSSALGLDASQYFDSTKDLYLTRGQLAGRLDFVHSSAQRATHFYINAVPQWRSINIGNWLAVETSLRQFVADSALNVSVHAGSYDISTLPNSQGVQTPLYLNEETKQLPVAKILYRIVIDQESRKGIVLIVVNNPHITLAEILADYVICEDVGAQLDWLDWDKTNLQKGYSYACSVEDFLQVVKDLPTDQLETTGILGLNNQSLENELCSFQVNGDLKDPAPLFVIRSELGHARYLEPNHEGLVQLKHGEALEFHCIKNFTGLFSGYTFVNSTCWQQQSFLSMGSLYDLQDFVCTSWPTYTARRTGRSCNGGTDLLEVGFQLSALASDDFLQTYDVCHNEETEVTRYVHHVLYPGSAQYQRSVSRPTFIPGDFYGGKDVNTLYTQVQQNITVTQILGTDASPYFNISGNVYLARGHLSAKTDFVFGAAQQASFFFVNAAPQWQTFNGGNWERIEDSVRKFVADENMTADCYTGTWGVSTLPDVDGVEKELYLDFDENNNGLIPVPKLYYRVVIDRLSRKGIVLLGVNNPHAKLEQIEREYIICEDIGDQLSWVSWTKEDLKRGYSYACTVEDFIAVVKDLPLDELQVEGVLGV encoded by the coding sequence ATGTGGAGCAATCGCTGCTCGATTTTAATCCTGGCGCTGCTGGCGGCCAGTAGTGTGGAAAAAGTATCGGGAAGATTGCCAAGAATCCTGCCGAAAACCTTGGCCGACGGCGATGAGGGTGTGACAGTACGCGGTGATTGTGAATTCAAGGTCAACGGTGACCTCAACGACCCGGCTCCTCTGTTTTCGCGTCACAATTCGTATGAAATAATAGTACCCGATCCCACGGACACAGTGCGTTTGCTGAATGGCGAGCTCTTGGATATGTTCTGCCCAGGTGTGGGCTTTGCAGCGCCCTTTGCGAATCGCTCGCAGGTGACGGCCACGTGTCTGCAGAACAAGTACTTTCTAGTCGACGATCTCATCTATCCGTTTGCCAACTTCTCCTGCACCGCCTGGCCCATTTTTACGGCCCTGCGAACCGGCAAAGATTGCAATGGCGGCACTGATCTCGTCCAGGTGGGATTCGAGGTGGAGGACGGCGGCTTCCTGCAGTCCTACGAACTCTGTCACGATGCCGAGGCGGAGGCCACGCGATATGTTCACCATGTGCTCTACCCCTCGAGCTACGACTATCAGCACGGAGTGGCGCGACCGAGCTTCATCGAACTAGATTTCTATGGGGGAAGGGATGTGAATACGAAGTACACCCAGGTGCAGCAGAACATCACGATAAGCAATATACTGGGAATGGATGCCTCGccgtattttaattatagtgATGATCGAATTTTGGCCCGCGGACATATGATAGCCAAAACGGATCAGATCTTTGGGGCCGCCCAGCACTCGACCTTCCTGTTCATCAATGTGGCGCCCCAGTGGCAGACCTTCAACGGCGGCAACTGGGAGCGGGTGGAGACGAGTGTTCGGAAATTCGTGGCCGATCGCAATCTTACCACCGATTGCTATACAGGCACCTGGGGTGTTTCCACCCTGCCCGATGTGGATGGAGTGGAGAAGGAGCTTTATCTCGACTTTGATGAGAACAACAATGGGTTGATTCCGGTGCCCAAGATATACTATCGTGTGGTCATCGATCGGTTTACTCGCGAGGGCATCGTCATAATTGGCATCAACAATCCCTACTTGACGTTGGAACAAATCCTCAAGGACTACATCGTGTGCCAGGACATTGGCCATCAGCTGAGCTGGCTAACTTGGTACAAGGAGGATCTGCACGAGGGCTATTCGTATGCCTGCACTGTGGAGGACTTTATCGAGGTGGTCAAGGATTTGCCGCTGGAAGATCTGTATACTAATGGAGTTCTTGGCTTGGACGAGGTGACAACTGTGGAACCTTCGAGTACTACAACTACTGAGGAGCCGACATCAACCACAGAACCTTCAACTACACCTAGTTCCACCACTGTTTCTTCTACCACCGAGGAACCAAGCTCTTCAACTGTTTCTTCTACCACCGAAGAACCAAGCTCTTCAACTGTTTCTTCTACCACCGAAGAACCAAGCTCTTCTACTATTTCTTCTACCACCGAAGAACCAAGCTCTTCAACTGTTTCTTCTACAACTGAGGAACCAAGTTCTTCAACTGCTTCTTCTACCACCGAAGAACCGAGCTCTTCATCGTCTTCCACCACTTCAAATCCTCCTGTCACCACACCCTCACCCATTGCAAATCCCTGCAAGTTTAGCATAAATGGTGATCTCAAGGACCCTGCTCCACTGCTAACGCCACAAGGAGCCCTTAGTTGGCTGCTGCCCGATGAAAGTGGTGTTTACACAGTAGAAGAAGGTTCCTCCATCGATCTGCATTGCACTGGAGCTTTGGTATCGCCCTTCAATAGGTATACCGCATTAACAGCTCGTTGTTTGGGTGATCAGTTGTACGAGGCTGAGGGACAGCGGGTGAATATCCGAGGATTCGTCTGCCAGAGTTGGCCCACCTATGTGGCACTCCGTTCCGGGGAATCATGCCCGGGTGGCACGGATCTGGTGCAGATTGGCTTTGATGTGGCCGCCGGTTTCCTAAGTCACGTGGAGCTCTGTTACGATCAGCAGGAGCAGATCTCGAAGTATGCTCGCTATGAACTAACCCCGGCCAATGTGGCATATCAAAGGGGAGTTGCTCAACCGGGTTATCTGCGAGGTGACTTCTACACCGGTGAGGATGTCAATGTTCTCTATAGTCAATCGCGTCAGGAGCAGGCATTTAGCTCTGCCCTAGGATTGGATGCCAGTCAGTACTTCGATAGCACTAAGGATCTCTACTTGACCAGGGGACAACTGGCCGGTCGCCTTGATTTCGTGCACAGTTCCGCCCAAAGGGCCACTCACTTCTACATCAATGCAGTTCCCCAGTGGCGAAGTATCAATATTGGAAATTGGTTAGCTGTAGAAACCAGTTTAAGACAATTTGTGGCTGATTCAGCTTTGAATGTGAGTGTGCATGCCGGCAGCTATGACATCTCCACTCTACCCAATTCCCAAGGAGTCCAAACTCCCCTCTACCTGAATGAGGAAACCAAACAGTTACCAGTGGCCAAGATACTCTATCGCATAGTTATCGATCAGGAAAGTCGTAAGGGAATTGTTCTGATAGTAGTAAACAATCCACACATTACCCTCGCTGAGATCTTGGCGGATTATGTGATCTGTGAGGATGTCGGTGCTCAGTTGGATTGGTTGGACTGGGATAAAACGAATCTGCAGAAGGGCTACTCGTATGCCTGCTCTGTGGAGGATTTCCTTCAGGTGGTCAAGGACCTGCCCACGGATCAACTGGAGACTACTGGAATTCTCGGTCTGAACAACCAGTCCTTGGAGAATGAGCTGTGCAGCTTTCAAGTGAACGGCGATCTCAAAGATCCGGCTCCTTTATTTGTGATCCGAAGTGAGTTGGGCCATGCCAGATATTTGGAACCCAATCACGAGGGCCTCGTGCAGCTGAAACATGGAGAAGCTCTGGAGTTCCATTGCATCAAGAATTTTACTGGACTCTTCTCCGGTTATACCTTTGTGAATTCCACTTGCTGGCAGCAACAGAGTTTCCTCTCTATGGGCAGTTTGTATGACCTGCAGGACTTTGTCTGCACCTCGTGGCCAACTTATACGGCTCGTCGGACTGGTCGTTCCTGTAATGGAGGTACTGATCTCCTGGAGGTGGGCTTCCAGCTCTCAGCCTTAGCATCCGATGACTTCCTGCAGACCTACGATGTCTGTCATAATGAAGAGACGGAGGTCACCCGCTATGTGCATCACGTTTTGTATCCCGGCAGTGCCCAGTATCAGCGATCTGTTTCCCGGCCGACCTTCATTCCCGGCGACTTTTACGGCGGCAAGGATGTGAACACCTTGTACACCCAGGTCCAGCAGAATATCACGGTTACCCAGATCCTGGGCACGGATGCCTCACCGTACTTTAATATCAGCGGTAATGTTTACCTGGCCCGCGGTCATCTGTCGGCTAAAACCGACTTTGTCTTCGGGGCCGCTCAACAGGCCTCCTTCTTCTTCGTGAACGCGGCTCCCCAGTGGCAGACCTTCAATGGTGGCAACTGGGAAAGGATCGAGGATAGTGTGCGGAAGTTTGTGGCCGATGAGAACATGACAGCGGATTGCTATACGGGCACCTGGGGTGTTTCCACCCTGCCCGATGTGGATGGGGTTGAGAAAGAGCTGTATCTGGACTTTGATGAGAACAACAATGGTTTGATCCCGGTGCCCAAGCTTTACTACCGCGTGGTTATCGATCGCTTGAGTAGAAAGGGCATCGTTTTACTCGGCGTAAACAATCCTCATGCTAAATTAGAGCAAATCGAAAGGGAGTACATTATTTGCGAGGATATTGGGGATCAGTTGAGTTGGGTCAGCTGGACGAAAGAGGATCTGAAGAGGGGCTATTCATATGCCTGCACTGTGGAAGACTTTATTGCCGTGGTAAAAGACCTGCCACTCGATGAACTGCAGGTTGAAGGAGTGCTGGGTGTTTAG
- the LOC108057318 gene encoding uncharacterized protein isoform X1, with translation MRKIFGIQLLLAMIVIARGYRKFGLNCEDIACIAGQKCIVSRVPCESPDQREGEQCGTYAECKTDQLASDFSIDTTLTIANTRSSIIIPSTHTNRNGTSYRDNDFELLTDLGNSDKFATHSGQRQANVLVIVQDGSQQPQQPNPWPNRPQSPPCAVSPLYPYSCNYPGYTPNSGAGLPSYPQARTRNGPQLVPPTPPCYYNCYPRVRSSPYGQYGYPLARSANPSSTNNYLIYLTLAG, from the exons ATGAGGAAAATATTCGGAATACAACTGTTGTTGGCCATGATAGTCATTGCTCGAGGATACAGGA AATTTGGTCTTAACTGTGAGGATATAGCCTGTATAGCtggtcaaaaatgcattgtatcCAGAGTTCCCTGCGAAAGTCCAGATCAACGAGAGGGCGAGCAATGTGGAACTTATGCGGAGTGCAAAACAG ATCAGCTGGCCAGCGATTTCTCCATCGACACCACACTGACCATCGCCAACACCCGCAGTAGCATCATCATACCCAGCACTCACACGAATCGCAATGGGACTAGTTATAGGGATAATGACTTTGAGCTGCTGACCGACCTCGGCAATTCCGATAAATTCGCCACGCATTCGGGGCAACGGCAGGCGAATGTTTTGGTTATTGTTCAGGATGGCTCTCAACAGCCGCAGCAACCGAATCCTTGGCCAAATCGGCCACAAAGTCCTCCCTGTGCCGTCAGCCCTCTGTACCCATATTCCTGCAATTATCCGGGCTATACTCCCAATTCTGGAGCGGGATTACCCTCTTATCCGCAGGCGCGAACTAGGAATGGTCCACAATTAGTTCCGCCCACTCCGCCCTGCTATTACAACTGCTATCCCAGGGTGCGCTCAAGTCCGTACGGTCAATATGGATATCCCCTGGCTAGATCAGCAAATCCCTCGTCGACCAATAACTACCTAATATACCTCACATTAGCTggctaa
- the LOC108057318 gene encoding uncharacterized protein isoform X2: MRKIFGIQLLLAMIVIARGYRKFGLNCEDIACIAGQKCIVSRVPCESPDQREGEQCGTYAECKTARQRFRRTPQMSYQPVGMPAQMPPGYPPPPRPLPMQQPRQAIPQYNPQYPIQYQANNLYAMQGPPKSSNPQLYFSVGMSYPSYMNYNERATGKAPTSFYSPYLPNYTTYYYNVNLPFSGGSS, from the exons ATGAGGAAAATATTCGGAATACAACTGTTGTTGGCCATGATAGTCATTGCTCGAGGATACAGGA AATTTGGTCTTAACTGTGAGGATATAGCCTGTATAGCtggtcaaaaatgcattgtatcCAGAGTTCCCTGCGAAAGTCCAGATCAACGAGAGGGCGAGCAATGTGGAACTTATGCGGAGTGCAAAACAG CTCGCCAGCGCTTTCGGCGAACGCCACAAATGTCCTATCAGCCGGTGGGAATGCCAGCTCAAATGCCACCTGGGTATCCACCACCACCACGTCCGCTTCCGATGCAGCAGCCCCGCCAAGCTATACCACAATATAACCCACAATACCCGATTCAATATCAGGCCAACAATCTATATGCCATGCAAGGACCTCCAAAATCATCCAATCCTCAGCTCTACTTCTCAGTAGGCATGTCCTATCCGTCGTATATGAACTACAATGAGCGTGCCACAGGGAAAGCTCCAACATCATTCTACAGTCCCTATCTACCCAACTATACCACCTATTATTACAATGTTAACTTACCTTTTTCGGGAGGTTCCTCCTGA
- the LOC108057308 gene encoding uncharacterized protein, translating to MSANDGQTMIDLENDTETTIVKFHNRSVRQIPMSPMPGAMPMPGAMPIPGPIPMNVPGRPYYPPYMGQQQYMGPPMARPMPMMPMMPQAGPGIPMGGGVGGMGGTSIIVEPLVILPMGIGGATGSGVNPNQYYGANGAYPSYNNYNPYNTYTTARPNYDYNNYNNNNNNNNNNYNNNTGTNNNYNDYNSYG from the coding sequence ATGTCAGCAAACGATGGTCAAACGATGATAGATCTCGAGAATGATACTGAAACTACAATCGTAAAATTTCACAATCGATCGGTTCGACAGATTCCCATGTCCCCAATGCCCGGAGCAATGCCAATGCCAGGAGCGATGCCAATTCCTGGACCCATTCCCATGAATGTACCAGGGCGTCCGTATTATCCGCCCTATATGGGACAACAACAGTACATGGGACCACCGATGGCTAGACCCATGCCCATGATGCCAATGATGCCCCAGGCGGGTCCGGGTATTCCGATGGGAGGAGGTGTTGGTGGTATGGGTGGGACTAGTATTATTGTCGAGCCCCTGGTAATCCTACCGATGGGAATTGGTGGAGCAACAGGGTCGGGAGTTAATCCCAATCAATATTACGGGGCAAATGGTGCGTATCCCAGCTACAACAACTACAATCCCTACAACACGTACACTACAGCACGGCCAAACTATGACTATAACAAttataacaacaacaataataataacaacaataattacaataataaCACTGGTACTAATAACAATTACAACGATTACAATTCTTATGGTTAG
- the LOC108057311 gene encoding uncharacterized protein, whose amino-acid sequence MKLQLIGLILGIVILREIRAREAITSAPDVGQIIKDLDGLQIDGATFERGAPCRVDVQKDLPRPDQAQPLYLRPGTDLYWLPNADGHLEIPRGASIELHCSSQSFAPLNGESLDAELRSLRVKCVQDNTFEWQGAKIKLRDLVCSHSIPYTVERLDRRCADGDVTSSPSTSFLYRVGYDTGDGRFVATMELCHDPNHLRTHYARHRLTPASVHFQKNVKRLKFSAAGHFAGFDMARIYSHKSQEKLMAPLGLIDVKSGLFLARGHLAAKADLIYASQQRSSFNYVNVAPQWQSFNGGQWAVLEDHTRRYVASSGISASVYTGTYGEMKLAGSKSLHLTTDANNNGVLAVPQLFYRVLIDDGHPTRGIALLGVNNPHATLAQIHESYIICDPVEEQVEWLGWMHKSNAKGNLKKGYLYACSVADLARAVGELPRPLLQVDELLG is encoded by the exons ATGAAGCTTCAGTTAATCGGCCTGATTTTGGGGATCGTGATTCTGAGAGAGATTCGGGCACGTGAGGCGATCACCTCTGCTCCAGATGTGGGTCAAATCATTAAAGATCTCGATGGACTGCAAATCGATGGAGCGACATTTGAGCGAG GAGCTCCCTGCCGAGTGGACGTGCAAAAGGACCTGCCCCGCCCCGACCAGGCGCAGCCCCTGTACCTTCGCCCCGGCACGGATCTCTACTGGCTGCCCAATGCCGATGGACACCTGGAGATTCCCCGCGGCGCCAGCATCGAGCTGCACTGCAGCAGCCAGTCCTTTGCCCCCTTGAACGGCGAGTCCTTGGATGCGGAACTCCGGTCGCTTCGGGTGAAGTGTGTGCAGGACAACACCTTCGAGTGGCAGGGGGCGAAAATCAAATTGCGCGACTTGGTCTGCAGTCACTCCATTCCCTACACCGTGGAGCGTTTGGACAGGCGCTGTGCGGATGGCGATGTCACCTCGAGTCCCAGCACCTCGTTCCTGTATCGCGTGGGCTACGACACCGGAGATGGCAGATTTGTGGCCACCATGGAGCTGTGCCACGACCCGAATCACCTGCGCACCCACTACGCCCGCCATCGGCTGACGCCGGCCAGTGTGCACTTTCAGAAAAACGTGAAACGCCTGAAGTTCAGCGCCGCCGGCCATTTCGCGGGCTTTGACATGGCCAGGATTTATTCGCACAAGAGCCAGGAGAAACTGATGGCCCCGCTCGGCCTCATCGACGTGAAGAGTGGGCTGTTCCTGGCCCGCGGTCATCTGGCCGCCAAGGCGGACCTCATCTATGCCAGTCAGCAGAGGAGCAGCTTTAACTACGTGAACGTGGCGCCCCAGTGGCAGAGCTTCAATGGGGGTCAGTGGGCCGTCCTGGAGGACCACACCCGACGATATGTGGCCAGCTCGGGCATCTCGGCGAGCGTGTATACGGGCACCTATGGCGAAATGAAGTTGGCCGGCAGCAAAAGCCTTCACCTGACCACCGATGCCAATAACAACGGGGTGTTGGCCGTTCCCCAGCTCTTCTATCGCGTCCTCATCGACGATGGCCATCCGACCCGCGGAATCGCTTTGCTGGGTGTCAACAATCCGCACGCCACCCTCGCCCAGATCCACGAGTCCTATATCATCTGCGATCCCGTCGAGGAGCAGGTGGAGTGGCTCGGCTGGATGCACAAAAGCAACGCCAAGGGTAACCTGAAGAAGGGCTATCTGTATGCCTGCTCGGTGGCGGATTTGGCCCGGGCTGTCGGagagctgccacgcccccttctcCAGGTGGACGAGCTGCTCGGTTAG
- the LOC108057332 gene encoding uncharacterized protein, which yields MSATNIEQLHDDCLYYIFEYLPTEDRITFAQVCQRFRQFFVNQCGSKYSEYTLDKDSSRIDLIQFCTCRELVTSLTIDLDHFNTARCFRNYGCIAPENCFAILCQTLTGMISLEQLVVKQMYFLITPIVKPFDQILNAIRHLLKLKRLEIHAIDDCSLDRLSQLRHLEDLQILVPKIPLATLVKSCKSNGNLSSLHLGYACVQKNLRDIVPHCKNLEVLKFGMSSNSAEYLPLAMLPKLKELSYFGIRRSGSFEPLLSALAVKSQLTHLSIDGGSLTLQETCQVVRIQSLKHFKCFFSTTECVEMLASLENLEELCLSMSCPLDISNSLLPIIANCKNLKLLRIAMGNVNTEILGDAIKLRKAGAKEITEDLPALIVDK from the exons ATGAGTGCCACAAATATCGAACAGCTCCACGATGACTGCCTATACTATATATTTGAGTATTTACCCACTGAAGATCGCATTACTTTCGCCCAAGTGTGCCAAAGATTTCGTCAGTTTTTTGTCAATCAGTGCGGCAGTAAATACAGCGAATATACCCTCGATAAAGACAGTTCGCGGATAGATCTGATACAATTCTGCACCTGCCGGGAATTGGTAACTTCCTTGACCATCGATTTGGATCACTTCAATACGGCCAGATGCTTTCGGAACTATGGATGTATAGCGCCTGAAAACTGCTTTGCTATTCTGTGTCAGACTTTGACTGGCATGATTTCGTTGGAGCAATTGGTGGTGAAACAGATGTATTTTCTGATCACACCCATTGTAAAACCCTTCGATCAAATCCTAAATGCCATAAGACATTTACTGAAACTGAAGAGATTGGAAATTCATGCTATAGAtg ACTGTAGCCTGGATCGCCTGAGTCAACTGCGGCACCTCGAAGATCTGCAGATCCTCGTACCAAAAATTCCACTTGCAACTCTCGTGAAGTCCTGCAAATCCAATGGCAATCTGAGCAGCCTTCATCTCGGCTATGCCTGTGTTCAGAAGAACTTGAGAGATATAGTGCCGCATTGTAAAAACCTGGAGGTTCTCAAGTTCGGCATGTCGTCGAATTCTGCTGAATATCTGCCACTTGCCATGCTTCCCAAGCTCAAGGAACTCTCTTACTTCGGAATTCGCAGAAGCGGCTCCTTTGAGCCACTTCTTTCGGCTCTGGCGGTCAAATCGCAATTGACACACCTGTCCATAGACGGGGGAAGCCTCACTCTTCAGGAGACCTGCCAGGTGGTTCGAATCCAGAGCCTGAAGcactttaaatgttttttctcaACGACAGAGTGCGTGGAAATGCTGGCCAGTCTCGAAAATCTGGAGGAACTATGTCTCTCGATGTCCTGCCCTCTGGATATTTCCAATTCGCTGCTGCCAATCATTGCAAACTGTAAAAATCTAAAACTTCTTCGAATTGCCATGGGTAATGTGAATACAGAGATTCTGGGCGATGCCATTAAACTAAGAAAAGCTGGAGCAAAGGAAATCACAGAAGACCTGCCAGCTTTAATAGTAGATAAATAG
- the LOC123002354 gene encoding uncharacterized protein, producing the protein MTNFHIQLLSDKCVVLVEAPGHESEIFLPEMHQTGIVLENIIRSRRPIRKHGFCEEATQGQGQIIQRPQIRRRVTTATDGLAPWDASIDGGPFTRAAEEESSCRQFSLKLISNGSLVLVECPPLESEIFLPKLCGNYIAMKRIAGQEMVKSSHLRSSLHILAIQPPKTDSQRLHPTKKRKNRKI; encoded by the coding sequence ATGACAAACTTCCACATTCAACTGCTGTCCGACAAATGCGTGGTTCTCGTGGAGGCCCCGGGTCACGAGTCGGAGATCTTTCTACCCGAGATGCACCAGACTGGCATCGTTCTGGAGAACATTATACGTAGTCGTCGGCCGATTCGAAAACACGGATTTTGCGAGGAAGCAACCCAGGGTCAAGGTCAGATCATCCAGCGCCCTCAGATTCGGCGGCGAGTGACGACGGCGACGGATGGTCTGGCCCCCTGGGATGCTTCAATCGACGGGGGTCCATTCACGAGAGCCGCGGAAGAAGAATCCAGCTGCCGGCAGTTTTCCCTCAAGCTAATCTCAAACGGCAGCTTGGTGCTCGTCGAGTGCCCACCCCTCGAATCGGAGATATTTCTACCGAAACTTTGCGGAAACTACATCGCCATGAAACGCATAGCCGGCCAAGAAATGGTGAAAAGTTCTCACCTGCGATCCAGTCTCCACATCCTGGCCATTCAACCACCCAAGACCGACAGTCAACGGCTTCATCctacaaaaaaacgaaaaaatcgcaaaatctAG